One genomic segment of Huiozyma naganishii CBS 8797 chromosome 8, complete genome includes these proteins:
- the EPT1 gene encoding bifunctional diacylglycerol cholinephosphotransferase/ethanolaminephosphotransferase (similar to Saccharomyces cerevisiae EPT1 (YHR123W) and CPT1 (YNL130C); ancestral locus Anc_2.138), which produces MAPNLVTLSGLGFIIVNVLLVLIYDPYLDTESPRWVYFAHAIGLFIYQTFDGCDGIHARRTGQSGPLGELFDHSIDSINATLCNYLFCSMLGLGYSYSAVYCQFALLFNFYLSTWEEYHTHILFLSEFSGPVEGILGICAAFILTGIVGPDAIWKRQVMEMSLSDGSSLDVNVAHVFVFLLSIGLLFNITIAKKNVEDYYSRKERIIMNGNASMKNAMKGLIPFFAYYSTVFLLVALVPEIISFSFLLSVGLTMAFVVGRIIVHHLTKQQFPMYNVPLMLPTCQLVLYVIAVNILHCDAHKTTDALAWFGLGTSFGIHACFGNEIIYEFTEFLDCYALTIKNPKDI; this is translated from the coding sequence ATGGCCCCAAACTTGGTGACTTTATCTGGGCTCGGTTTTATCATTGTAAATGTATTGCTCGTTCTAATATATGATCCATATTTGGATACTGAATCTCCGCGATGGGTCTATTTTGCTCATGCAATTGGTCTATTCATATACCAGACCTTTGATGGGTGTGACGGAATTCATGCAAGACGTACTGGGCAATCAGGACCATTGGGTGAATTGTTTGACCATAGCATTGATTCGATCAACGCTACGCTATGCAACTATCTGTTTTGTTCGATGCTAGGACTTGGTTATTCGTACAGTGCTGTGTACTGTCAATTTGCACTATTATTCAACTTTTATTTGAGTACGTGGGAAGAGTATCACACTcatattttatttttgagTGAATTCTCAGGACCTGTAGAGGGGATCTTGGGGATCTGCGCAGCATTCATTTTGACAGGGATTGTTGGACCGGACGCTATTTGGAAGAGACAGGTGATGGAGATGTCCTTGTCTGACGGGAGCTCTCTCGATGTGAACGTGGCTCATGTTTTTGTCTTTCTGTTGTCAATTGGGTTGCTCTTTAACATTACCattgccaaaaaaaatgtagAAGACTACTATAGCAGGAAGGAAAGGATTATAATGAATGGAAATGCATCTATGAAAAATGCAATGAAGGGATTGATACCGTTCTTTGCATATTATTCTACGGTTTTCCTACTGGTTGCCCTGGTTCCAGAAATCATTTCATTCTCTTTCCTGCTTTCTGTAGGATTGACCATGGCATTTGTTGTGGGTCGCATAATCGTTCACCATTTGACAAAACAGCAGTTCCCAATGTACAACGTCCCCTTAATGTTGCCTACATGCCAGTTGGTGTTGTACGTCATTGCTGTGAACATTCTTCATTGTGACGCTCACAAGACAACAGATGCGTTAGCGTGGTTCGGTTTGGGAACCTCATTTGGTATTCACGCCTGTTTTGGTAATGAAATAATCTACGAGTTTACCGAATTTTTGGACTGTTACGCGCTAACGATAAAAAACCCAAAAGATATATAG